In Rhodamnia argentea isolate NSW1041297 chromosome 1, ASM2092103v1, whole genome shotgun sequence, the genomic window tttttttaaatgccacTTTATGTTAAAAAGTTGATTATAAATGTCATGtattaattttgaccgaaatATCTCGCCGTACGTACttaagtgatttttcttttgtctcgatttgacacttaagtaattttAAGGAAACTTTTGGCTCTAAAGTGAGTGCTATATACAACTTTTGGCACATCTAgtgttcttaaaaaaaatacaaaagaaaatgaaaaaagtatcAAAGAAATGTCCACTTAGTGCCAACCGTGTCACGTGGGACAGCTGACATCTATGTCAATGATTTTTGGtaaaaattggtcaaatggactCGGTtcgcacaaatgcaaaaagtttagaactgaattggcaaaaataaaaggtttaagaatcGATACCAAAGCAATACGTTTAGGAAATTGATACTTCAATtagttcttttgttttcttgtcataaataaatcaagaaaacaccaaattgagagagagagagagagagagagagagagagagagagagagagagagagagagagagagaagtgtgaGTGGGTGAATGGATATGCATGGGCTGGGCCAGAAAAATAAAACGCGGGCCGGTCTTCACCCTTGTGGGCTCATGTCGATCTGGTCCGATCGGATTTTTgttgcaattttttgttttatattttatatttttctttatttaatttcctaatttgcgataataaagaaaagatgcaTATTTACCTAATTTggtcctatttctttcgacgGAAAGAATAAAATACAAgatcgacaaaattaggtgtcattACTTCCATGTCTTTCTCTAATTGGCTTGCTTTTGAATTGGTTTGAGACTCTTCTATAGATATGTCATGCGTTCTCATGAAGGGAAGTAATATTATAACACACATGGCGACACATGACATATCTATCTAGATCTGGATATCTGAAGATGGAAATTGCTTGTGCAACAGCGTTAGGTTCTAATCAATAGTGGGATGATTATTTGGTGAATCTTGGGTGTCCACTCTCAGTCGATGTGGAAGTGGGTTCCAATTATGTAAAACATGCAGGTGGCAGTTCTGATTCTACACGAAAATGAAACTTAAACGAGATGGGGCAATTTACTTAAAAAACCTTAACCTGACTCTATACGATACGACTTGAGTGGTATCGGTAGTTGTGACGTTTGAAGTTAGGTGATAGGGCAAGTTCACTTACCCGATAAAAGGTAGGCCATCCGTTGAATTTACATTACTAGGATAAAGGTGAGAAACCATTACTAGGACAAAGGTGAGGAAGACTTCTCAGAACTATACTTCAAGAAATTATGTCCAATTGAAATCAAATGTAGCACTAGACATTTCTTAAGATAAAAGTACCAGTTATACTATCACATTATcgtacttttctattttgtaaTTTACGTGGATATTGCAAGTTATCTTACGAGGAGAGATTgagaaaaaaaccctaaatattCCCATCAGATTTCTCTCGAGCATTTTCTGCTTTAAACTTTTCAGACCTCCAAACTTCCTCCAATGGCGAGTTAAAATTGTACAGCAGAGTAGATCTTTTCTAATTTGTATGTTGTGGTGATGATGGACGAAAAAGACACTTCATATGATAATGTTCCTGCTCATGATTAGCTGTCGGGAACTATGAGAAAGTATTTACAAATAGGCGTTTGACTTTCTCTCATAATTCCGTttgttttccgaaaaatatataatttgtaaatgattttttttaaaaaaagaatcgcTTGTAGTAATGTCAACCTTTCTCTCGGTGTCGCGGATTAaccgagaaaatattaggtgcgaCCCGAGTGCCAGCGCATCTCCGAGTTGCACCATTCAGCGATCGCCACGTGGCAGTCTGGGCCCCACGCACAGGAAATTTTGAAATGCCCAAACACTTGCTGTCTCCGCTTACTCCGTTAACGCCAACTgcttccccccttttttttctctttctctctcttcctcttctcttcctctgcGCGCCCATCCCATCCGTAATCAAAATTTGCTCTGCACTTGctctgcactctctctctctctctctctctctctctctaagtccAACAAAAGGTACCGGGCGGACAAAGAAGAATGCCATTTTTgccccaatattttctccctctCAAGTCGAACCGCAACCCACGCGCAGAGCCGAAGAAGACCATTGTTACCCACGTTCGTGATGGAGCTCTTGCGGTGCTCCGTCAACGGACCAAGAGCCGACGCTCACGGCAAAGTGGAGAAGCTCAGACACGGTGTGGGTTGTGGCATCGGACCAGCTCCCGAGTTTGAGTTTGTGGCGGCGACAACGACACTATTTTTGCCAACGTTCGTGATGAAGTTCTTGCGGTGCTGCTGGCGATGGACGAAGAGCCGACGGTGAAGTCCCTCATCCGTTTTACGAAGCTAGTTACGGGGCCGTGGATTGTGGCTTCGGTGCTGGCTTCCTGAATCGGGAAGATGCTGTTCTTATATCAATAGATAACAAAGGAACTGATATCTGCTCCGGCAACGTACATAGGTACTTCGGTCATGTAACTACGTGATTTTGCTCTCTGCATATGGCCGGATTGTGGTCCCTTGACAATAAATTTCTGTACTTCTTTTTGTGCAATTTAATATACAGAGGATATTGGTCAAAATGTTGGAGAAAACTAAGGCTGCCCTTTGGAAGCTTATCAATAAAGGTAAAGTGCCATACTTGCCTAATAGATGACAGGGTTGTTGTCAACATAATCTTTGATTTTTGAGGTCCTTGTTCACTAAAGTGGTGATTAGAAGCGAGTGATGAATGATAGAGCTACCGAGCCAAATCATTGcattacttttcaattttgttgtaCTTGAATATGTTTACATAAATGAGGACATGGTGTTGGATACCGATTTTGACAGATTATGTGTTGGAACTCGAAAGGATCATCGCGAATTTTTGAGTTCCCTAGTAAGACTTCATGGTGTAATACCATCATGTGTTAGTTTGAATTTAGTAATGGGGAAATAGAAATTGTTGAAGTCAATTGGTGAGCTACTTTTAGTAATCATAGTGTTGATTTCACATAGAAGAAGAGTACTTTAGCTATTGCGGGATTTGTTGTAAGGTGAAAAACTTCAATTTCATAATCTTATTTCTGTCTATAATTTATTGGTTCCCTCCTCACTTAAATATGTTTCACTATGGACATGAAGGTTCTGAAATTTGATCGAGGAAGCCACGAGAGGATCCATTCATTGCGATTTTTGCTGCATTGAACCTGATTTTGCCGAGATTGTCGCTTTTTTTAAAGTCATCGCAACAATTACTTTGCACATGCAAAGTTATCCAATGGCTGAATCAGAGGTAATTCATCACTCATATTATGAGAGACATGTTTCTCTCTTAAATAATGGATGAGATGATATTTTGCTTGCAAAAGCATTATGTTAaatactttttgttcttttgattgCAGAATGAAACTTCCCATCTTGCACATGTAATGCGTGATTTGGAGAAAAGTTTTGAACCTGCAGTAGGTATGATTTTTCCAAATGAAGTTGAAGCATATAATGTTTATGTGGCTTATGCAATTGGCAAAGGATTTGGAGTGAGGAAGGATAAGGTGGTTAGAAATGTTAAAGGAGAAATAACTCGACGGACTTTTGTGTGTAATCGTGAGGGGCATTTCGCTAGCGTATctgagaaagaaaggaaatatgaCGGGTTTGAAGTTAGATGTGGCTGTCTTGctcatatcaaatttaaggtGGACGATAGTGTGTATGAAGTTATAGAGTGTGTTTCTGAGCATAATCATGTACTTATACCCGAAGGGCGGAAGCATTTGATAAGATGTGAAAGAATGATACACGATAGCGACAAAGCTGTCTTAGTTGATATGGCGAAATCTGGCATTGGGGGGACTTCCTCATTTAAGTTCTTAGCAAATAGAGTAGGAGGAAGCCAAAACTAGAGTTACATCTTGCGTGATGCTCAAAATCTCTTGCAAGTAGAAAGATCCAATGTTATAAGTGGGGGGGATTGTCAAAGTCtactaaatcattttcattgcatgcaaatgcaaaatccGATGTTTTTCTACGCTGTTCAAGTAGATCGGGAGGGTAGATTGACAAATCTATTTTGGAGAGATAGCTTGTCGAAATTTGATTACGATTGTTTTGGTAATGTGTTGGTGTTTGATACTACGTATCGCACTAACAAATATAACATGATATGTGGACCTTTTGTTGGGGTTAATCACCATTGGAAGAATACCCTTTTTGGCTGCGCATTTTTGTTGGATGAGACTGCTGATTCATTTATTTGGTTGTTTAAGGTATTTTTGGAATCTATGGATAATAAGGCTCTAAAAACCATCTTCACCGACCAAGACCAAGCAATGGCAAAAGCCATTAGAACGGTATTTCCAAATACGCAACACCGTTTATGCACTTGGCACATTGGAAAAAACGCCAATCAAAATATTCCACAGCTTTACCACAAGCCGGAGTTTAAGGATAGATATTTCTTTCCACTTATGTATAGATGCAGATTAGAGGATGAATTTGAATCTACTTGGAGTGAAATGGAAGAGAAGTGGAAAACCGAGAACAACACTTGGCTTCGGAGATTATACGATCTTAGACATAAATGAAGTTCAGCTTTTGGTCGTGATATTTTTACATGTGGTATAAGATCAAGTCAAAGAAGCGAGAGCACCAATAATGTCTTCCAACGAATGACGACCAAGACATTGAGCCTTGTAGAATTTGTTCACCATTATGAAGAACAATTGAAGCACATGCGAgaaattgaaagtcaagatgatTATAGTTCTCGTGGGAAGCCCAAAATGCAGATTTTGAACAATGAGATTTTGACACATGCTGCCTCTTTATATACTCGTACcatattcaaaaggtttaatgaAGAAATGTTGCAAAGTATCTCCGAGCAGATTTCAAGTACCACAGTTGATGGATTGGTTGAGATATATACTTTGCGGTGTAAGGGGATTCAACGTGAACATGTCCGCTTTGATGCTACagacttttcaatttcttgtgaatgcaaattatttgaatcaaagGGGTGGTTGTGCTGCCATGCCTTGCGTGTGTTGATTGGGAACATATCGGTTACGGGTATTCCATCTTcctatattttgaaaagatagactAAGGATGCCAAACAAAGGAATGTGACTGATGAGTCTTCTCAAAGGTCAACGAGTCCATCTAAGTTGAATCGATTTTCCACGTTAATGCAAGAATCTTTTGAATTGATGAGTTTGGGAGCCGAAGATGGAAACACTATGAGCATAGTAAGAAAAGCCTTAAAAAATGGGAAGACTGACATTTCATTATACAAGTCAAGTTTGGTTGTGACCGAGGATGCTAGTGATGATGATAACGAGGCTTCTTTGTGTGACATTACGGTATTGGACCCCgttcaaaggaaaggaaagggaattaGTTATGGAAGGCTTAAAAGctcaagtgagaaaaaaaagaaaaaatctaagaAAGGAATGGCCTCAATGCAAATAGAAAGTTGAGGTGAGTGACTTATTGTTTAAGTTAATATGACTAGTTAAATATTTCTCTTATGCTTCTTGATATCAATTAACACATTTAATACTTTATAATGTAGAGCTGGTTGGCCAAGCAACACATGATCAAACTTATTTCCCTCATTATTCAACGCATTCAAATCAAATCCGTAGTGCCTTTTATCCTAGCAACATTGGTCGTCCTACAATAGATccaaattttcataatcaaGTGCGTCGCACTTAGTCTTCCCTTTGTATTTACATTTGGctaatttggtatttttttaagtATATATGCAGCTACCATACATGATGCCGCTGGGGATTGTGAATGGATTTTCCCCATTCACTAGTCGGGTATGTAATAGTTGAAAGCAACATAATGGATCCATAGAAGCATTTAGGTACATTATACTAAtagagtcatttttttttttttttgcaaatgcaaTCACCATACATCATGCCGCCAGGGATTATGAATGGACTTTCCCCATTCACTAGTCAGGtgttattataaaaaataatttacatcTCAAAGGATGctagtaatttttttatgttatgttaTTTATTGGAAATGGTTTGTCGTTGATAGATGTTGGAGTGCCATAACAGATCTCATGGAACCATTTCGAGTCAGGTACTATTTGGGTTCCGTCAATGTGCGATTATTGGAGACAATGTTTATTTATCCATGTTGTGTAGTACAATGTAAATATATTTGTTATTCCTTTGTGCAGGGGTCATCACACCCTTCGCAACAACCTGGGATAAATGAATTCAACAATTCGGAGGGCATCGACAATGCATGGTCGCAGCATAAATAGTCGGGTCGCAGCATAAATAGTCAAAAGGAATCCTCATTAGGAGGTGGCTTATGGCGTCATTGTTTGTTTGGTTTATGTCTTATGGCGTAAAGATATGGTTTATGGTTGTGGAGATGATAATTCTCATTACCTAGTCGTAAATCTATCAGCTAGATGTGATTCATGTGTTTTTTGTTGAATTCGTGATTCTAGCTTGTAATTGCTCTTTTTGTTGTATCAGGTTTATTGATGGAGGATGAGTTGAAAAATGGTCAATCTAAATAGATATGTGAAGTGGATATAGTTTTTCTTCAAACCCAGCGTTTTACTATAGCACTAGTGTTTTACTAAATGCCTCAAATAAAGAACCCCCTTTCATACCTAATCCAATGATGTTTTGAGGGGATATGCATTAGATTCTGAagttttgatgtttttgtttaactttttttatttcatgagTTGTTTTATAGAATGcgttgttatatatatatatcaacgtACAATTAGAAACGCATAGAATGAAGAGCCTCACATTCTATTTTATGTCGGAAAAACccaacatttgatgtttcatttgatgtttctatttaacttttttattttatgaatgaagAGCCTCACATTCTTTATGAAAAGTGACGTAGAATTAGAAatgcctgttttttttttttttgtatataaaaaaacgaaatagagataacaaaaggaacggcaaaaaaaaatttcggaaaaaccaaacatttgatgtttcatttgatgtgtctattttatttttttattttatgaatgagGAGCCTCACATTCTTTATGAAAAGTGACGTAGAATTAGAAATGCATGTTTTCTTTTGTATATAGAAAAACGAAAGGGCCATAACAAAAGAAACGGCAAaaatttttttcggaaaaacccaacatttgatgtttcatttgatgtttctatttaacttttttattttatgaatgaagAGCCTCACATTCTTTATGAAAAGTGACCTAGAATTagaaacgttttttttttgtatataaaaaaacgaaatagagataacaaaaggaacggcaaaaaaaaatttcggaaaaaccaaacatttgatgtttcatttgatgtgtctattttacttttttattttatgaatgaagagcctcacattctttatgaaaagtgacgtagaattagaaacacgttttttttttatataaaaaaaaaacctatccGTGAACTTTTGCGACTTATCTAGGCGATCTTCTTTAGCGAAATGACGACATTGACAAGCGCAGGATTTTCCTTCAACATGTGAGCGGCAAGTTGAGCCCCAAACCTCTTGAAGACCTCGTCGATGATCTCTTCACCAAAGTGATCGATGAGCATGGGCTCGGCCACGGCTCTCACGCACCTGGCCAAATTATATCCCTCATCCTCCGAGACAACGTTAGGGTCGAAATCCGAGTCAAATATACTCAAATTCACTTCGGATACCTCCAAGCAATCTATTGAGAACGAGCCTTGCTTTTGGACCTCCAATCGTACTTCTTTTGGTGAGGGAGTATAGTTAGGGATGTTGAAGGAGTCCAGTTTCTCTTCTTCTATGAGTCCCTGGGTTAGTGGTAAGATGTAAAATTTTAGATTCTGACTACCGAAAATTACAAGACAATTGCGATTTCAAGTActcttttgatttctcttttttgttttggttaccTTGGAGACCATCTCATTGAGAGCAGTAGCCAAGAGCTCCCAAATGGAGCAACACTCTTTGCTTGAAGGATCGTCGCTTCTTCGACCCGGGATGGTCAAAACCATACGCCCTCCCATCACCAACTCTTGCCCACGACACTCCAAGAACATCGAGAAGTCCCTCTGGAATTGCTCGTAGTATGCCCTAATCACCCCCGGAGGGCTTGATCTGGCAATGTATATGTTGCCTTTGTTTCCCTCTATTCCTATTGGGACCTGACAAAGCAAAAATGAGGGAGACAATGAGTTTGTTTCCCATCAAGTTAACAAATGAAACTACGTGTCAAAATATTACCTGAGACAGCCAATGGAGGCTGTACGAAGAATGAATCAAGTGCATGCTCTCCCGAGCGAACAATCTCCCATAGAAGGAACCAGGAACCCCATTGAAGAAGCACGAGAAGGTCGCCGATGCTCCATACTTACCCTTCATTTGCTCACTCAGCTTCTCTTGGAATCTCGGCAAGAGGCCAGCAAAGATGGTATTGAAGTCGTTCCCAGGGAGATCGTTCAAGAACACTTGGAACTCTGGCAGCTCGTGGTTCGTAGCCTTGCAGAGATTGATCATGACGGTGATGATCTCAGACATGGCAAAGAGAGCGTTGGGGCCAGAGGAACAGCCCAAGTCCGCGATTGCGAGGCTTGCATGGAAGGCGGTGTCAGCAGTGGAGAAGAGAGCAGTAGCAGCTGCCTCTGTTATGGGCTTCGTCATCAATATCACCTTTCTCTACAAAAGGAAACGAAGAAGGCATTGACTCGAGATAAAGAGAAAAGGCTCGTATCTTTAGTTTTTTCcatggacaaaaaaataaatctcaatTGTTATGTATATCTTCTACTGTCGAACAATGTTATATTCACGATTGAAAGGAGTGCATTTCATATAGAACAATAAAATCTTGTGGATTCCACATAGTAGCTACGTCGATCCGAATTAGAATgtcacaggaaaaaaaaaaaacactagttTGATATAGAATGAAGAGATTATTTTATGGCACATAATTACCAAAAGAGTGTGTAATAATCAATCTTTAGATGTAGTTTAATCCAAGATTTTATGTGATGAGAGACATACCTGAAGCAATGAGTTGTTAGCATAGCTTGTTTCTCCCATTCCTCCATTCATGTGTAATACTTGCACGACTTCCATCTCTCTCTAATTAGCTTGCGTTCGAATTGGTTTGAGGCTCTTCTATTTATAGACATTTTTTAGGTACTTTGGGTCGATGATTGATACTAAGTTGTGTTCCAGTTCGAGTGTGAAACACGCATGGGCACGAATTTTGCACCGGACAAGTCCATTTGGTGGGATCTCTATCTGCCGTGTGAATTCTGATATCTCCCAAATCAAGgacacaaaaaaaagtcaagatATTTATGACATTCATGTTGGGTTGTGCTTCTTCATGCACGGCGCGATTCTAGCCACATGttaggaagcaccgacactttTCGGGGCTTctatgtcgtgtcgtgtcgtgttgtATCGTGTCGACACTTCCCGTCACTTTGACACTCTTTGACACTCCCCGACATACGACAGACACGTGGTCGATGCTCCGGATATGCCAGCGACACACGAGTCTAGCATTCCGACACAACATTTTGTCACGTATGGGGTCAATttcaagcattttcaataatttaggGATCAAAATGTACGGGGtcaatttcaaacattttcaatatatttttccctaccaaaaaatatttttttttgtaaatatatattgaatatgttaatttatcatgtacatataaatatataa contains:
- the LOC125312993 gene encoding salicylate carboxymethyltransferase-like; the protein is MEVVQVLHMNGGMGETSYANNSLLQRKVILMTKPITEAAATALFSTADTAFHASLAIADLGCSSGPNALFAMSEIITVMINLCKATNHELPEFQVFLNDLPGNDFNTIFAGLLPRFQEKLSEQMKGKYGASATFSCFFNGVPGSFYGRLFARESMHLIHSSYSLHWLSQVPIGIEGNKGNIYIARSSPPGVIRAYYEQFQRDFSMFLECRGQELVMGGRMVLTIPGRRSDDPSSKECCSIWELLATALNEMVSKGLIEEEKLDSFNIPNYTPSPKEVRLEVQKQGSFSIDCLEVSEVNLSIFDSDFDPNVVSEDEGYNLARCVRAVAEPMLIDHFGEEIIDEVFKRFGAQLAAHMLKENPALVNVVISLKKIA